In Humulus lupulus chromosome 6, drHumLupu1.1, whole genome shotgun sequence, a single genomic region encodes these proteins:
- the LOC133785551 gene encoding uncharacterized protein LOC133785551, which produces MAAECAKECKAIEERLGEQLKVAEAKHAEQLKAAEEKNVEQLRAAEEKIAKLGEELKQHKEALTKVTESKEKYKEASVSNYKEASKLQDELAITRKETAELEERVKLLEETNASDLERFRVATFNCFYMFWKINHEANFDYLPERMK; this is translated from the coding sequence ATGGCTGCCGAATGTGCTAAAGAGTGTAAGGCTATTGAGGAGAGACTTGGCGAGCAACTCAAAGTGGCCGAGGCCAAACATGCTGAGCAGCTCAAGGCAGCCGAGGAGAAAAATGTCGAACAACTAAGAGCTGCTGAGGAGAAGATTGCTAAGCTGGGCGAGGAGCTGAAGCAACATAAGGAGGCCCTGACCAAAGTCACTGAATCCAAAGAAAAGTACAAGGAGGCGTCGGTGAGTAACTacaaagaggcctccaaactccaaGATGAACTGGCGATCACCAGGAAAGAAACTGCTGAGTTGGAGGAGCGAGTTAAATTGCTCGAAGAAACCAATGCTAGTGATCTTGAGAGGTTCAGGGTAGCAACGTTTAACTGcttttatatgttctggaaaaTAAACCACGAGGCAAACTTTGATTATTTACCAGAGCGTATGAAGTAG